Below is a genomic region from Oncorhynchus keta strain PuntledgeMale-10-30-2019 unplaced genomic scaffold, Oket_V2 Un_contig_11389_pilon_pilon, whole genome shotgun sequence.
AGCAGTGTGGCGGAGGTCACCAtccgctcctctactaacgtaaccatacttcccgagtcGAGAATAGCTACCACATCTTGTCCTTCAACTCGCACCGGAATCTCTGAGGCTGGGGCTATCTCTGCTAACCAACAGTGTTGATCCTGCCCCCTCAAAACGGGATGTGTGGGGATAGGCAGTGATGACTCCGTGACCATGGGCTCAtccttgctaggacattgtggggcaTAATGGTTGGGAGACTGACACTTATAACACCGACCCGGCTGTGTGGTGGCTGACTTCTCCCACCTCCGGGGGGGGCTTGGACGTTTCGGTGGCGGGCGCGCCGGGGTGAGTCGTGGTACGGGATTGGAAGACTCCTTCCGTTCCTCCTTGTCACTTTTTAACAACTCCCCTGTAGACCGATATGTTTCCACCGCCTGGGCTATGTCGTCGGCTGACAACGGGTTGGCTTGCCCCACAACCCTTTTTAAGTCACTGGGTAATTCTCTCAATATCTTGTCCACTACGAGAGTCTCTATCACATGTCCTACTCCCTTTCCAGGTTCTAGCCACTGTTTCGTCAGTCGTATTAAGGCGAAGATCTGGGCACGGACGGGTTGATCAGCTGTATAGGTCCATTGATGGAACTTTACAGCCCTATCTCTGGCAGTCAGCTGGTACCGGGACAGGATCTCGGTTTTGAGTCGCCCATAGTCCGCAGCTTCGTGGGAATCCAGGTCAAAATAGGCTTCCTGGGCCACCCCGGTCAAAAGAGGAGCTAATGCGCTAGCCCATTCTGTGGGCGGCCACTCTTCCAAGGTGGCCGTCCTTTCGAAGGTCATGAGAAAGGCCTCAATATCATCCTCCTTGGAGAGACGAGGTAAGATGGCGTGAGCAGCCGCTCTTGGCCTAACTGTAGGTTCTTCTCGTCG
It encodes:
- the LOC127917388 gene encoding uncharacterized protein LOC127917388, with protein sequence MDNALLQQLITAQQTTIELLQQQLSRREEPTVRPRAAAHAILPRLSKEDDIEAFLMTFERTATLEEWPPTEWASALAPLLTGVAQEAYFDLDSHEAADYGRLKTEILSRYQLTARDRAVKFHQWTYTADQPVRAQIFALIRLTKQWLEPGKGVGHVIETLVVDKILRELPSDLKRVVGQANPLSADDIAQAVETYRSTGELLKSDKEERKESSNPVPRLTPARPPPKRPSPPRRWEKSATTQPGRCYKCQSPNHYAPQCPSKDEPMVTESSLPIPTHPVLRGQDQHCWLAEIAPASEIPVRVEGQDVVAILDSGSMVTLVEERMVTSATLLPDKVAVSCIHGDTHYYPTVNLPILTPKGRSNQALRDIFEAPSEEGTWKGFSSVSP